One window of the Archangium primigenium genome contains the following:
- a CDS encoding ATP-grasp domain-containing protein, producing the protein MRPEPRLAVVYEHPEWFNPLFAVLERRGIPYLPLRIDEHHFDLSEREPPAPVIFSRVAMSSFLRQGQHAIFYAQSLYAHWAQAGARIINGNPALAVDTSKARQMSLINALGYATPATRVVHRREDLPRAAQGLRFPLVVKVNIGGSGAGVVRYDSLEQLTQAVAEGTTPESIDSVLLVQEFIPTRDRRVVRAETLDGRFLYAISLTTDGGSFDLCPADACRVGKPAITITRTDLDADTVRAVEAISRAAHMELCGIEFMIDERDGSRRFYDINGLSNFVARPLEVLGWDPHEQLVDYLEKVLATARHGEAA; encoded by the coding sequence ATGCGTCCCGAGCCCCGACTCGCCGTCGTCTACGAACATCCCGAGTGGTTCAATCCGCTGTTCGCCGTCCTCGAGCGGCGCGGCATCCCCTACCTGCCGCTGCGCATCGACGAGCACCACTTCGACCTGAGTGAGCGCGAGCCCCCGGCGCCCGTCATCTTCAGCCGCGTGGCGATGAGCTCCTTCCTGCGCCAGGGCCAGCACGCCATCTTCTACGCCCAGTCGCTCTATGCCCACTGGGCGCAGGCGGGCGCGCGCATCATCAATGGCAATCCGGCCCTGGCGGTGGACACCTCCAAGGCGCGGCAGATGTCGCTCATCAACGCCCTGGGCTACGCCACGCCCGCCACGCGCGTGGTGCACCGCCGGGAGGACCTGCCGCGCGCCGCCCAGGGGCTGCGCTTTCCGCTCGTGGTGAAGGTCAACATCGGCGGCTCGGGCGCGGGCGTCGTCCGCTACGACAGCCTGGAGCAGCTCACCCAGGCCGTCGCCGAGGGCACCACCCCGGAGAGCATCGACAGCGTGCTGCTCGTGCAGGAGTTCATCCCCACGCGCGACCGGCGCGTCGTGCGTGCGGAGACCCTGGACGGCCGCTTCCTCTACGCCATCTCGCTGACGACGGACGGGGGCTCGTTCGATCTGTGCCCCGCGGATGCGTGCAGGGTCGGCAAACCCGCCATCACCATCACCCGGACCGACCTGGACGCGGACACCGTCCGGGCGGTGGAGGCCATCTCGCGCGCGGCCCACATGGAGCTGTGCGGCATCGAGTTCATGATCGACGAGCGCGACGGCTCCCGCCGCTTCTACGACATCAACGGCCTGTCCAACTTCGTGGCCAGACCCCTCGAGGTGCTCGGGTGGGATCCGCACGAGCAGCTGGTGGACTACCTGGAGAAGGTCCTCGCCACGGCGCGGCACGGGGAGGCGGCATGA
- a CDS encoding LLM class flavin-dependent oxidoreductase: MRYGFWAPVFGGWLRNVRDENMSATWEYMSRLCRRAEEIGYDLTLIAELNLNDIKGVREPALDAWSTAAALAAVTRTLELMVAVRPNFHHPALFAKQAANIDRIAGGRLSLNVVSSWWADEARQYGLPFDEHDDRYGRTTEWLRVVDGLWSQTPFSFEGQRYRLQDAICEPKPLASPRPTVYAGGESETAKQMIARQCDAYVMHGDAPDVIAAKVQDMRARREREGLPPMRFGMAAYAIVRDSQAEAEAEVERITTLDPAAPGFANFEQWLSGTQLERELKIKEYSVSNRGLRPGLVGTPARVRERVAEFEAAGVDLLLLQMSPQLEEMERFAAHVISPRS; this comes from the coding sequence ATGAGGTACGGCTTCTGGGCCCCCGTCTTCGGCGGCTGGCTGCGCAACGTGCGCGACGAGAACATGTCCGCCACGTGGGAGTACATGAGCCGGCTGTGCCGGCGCGCGGAGGAGATCGGCTACGACCTGACGCTCATCGCCGAGCTCAACCTCAACGACATCAAGGGCGTGCGCGAGCCGGCCCTGGACGCCTGGTCCACCGCCGCGGCGCTCGCGGCCGTGACGCGCACGCTCGAGCTCATGGTGGCGGTGCGGCCCAACTTCCACCACCCCGCGCTGTTCGCCAAGCAGGCGGCCAACATCGACCGCATCGCGGGGGGCCGGCTGTCGCTCAACGTGGTGTCCTCCTGGTGGGCGGACGAGGCCCGGCAGTACGGCCTGCCCTTCGACGAGCACGATGACCGCTATGGCCGCACCACCGAGTGGCTGCGCGTGGTGGACGGGCTGTGGTCCCAGACGCCTTTCAGCTTCGAGGGCCAGCGCTACCGGCTCCAGGACGCCATCTGCGAGCCCAAGCCCCTGGCCTCGCCCCGGCCCACGGTCTACGCGGGCGGGGAGTCCGAGACGGCCAAGCAGATGATCGCGCGGCAGTGTGACGCCTACGTGATGCACGGGGATGCGCCGGACGTCATCGCCGCCAAGGTCCAGGACATGCGCGCGCGCCGGGAGCGCGAGGGCCTGCCGCCCATGCGCTTCGGCATGGCCGCCTACGCCATCGTGCGCGACAGCCAGGCCGAGGCCGAGGCCGAGGTGGAGCGCATCACCACGCTGGACCCCGCGGCGCCGGGCTTCGCGAACTTCGAGCAGTGGCTGTCCGGCACCCAGCTGGAGCGCGAGCTGAAAATCAAGGAGTACTCGGTGTCCAACCGGGGGCTGCGGCCGGGCCTCGTCGGCACGCCCGCGCGCGTGCGCGAGCGCGTCGCCGAGTTCGAGGCCGCGGGCGTGGACCTGTTGCTGCTGCAGATGAGCCCCCAACTGGAGGAGATGGAGCGCTTCGCCGCGCACGTCATCTCCCCGAGGTCCTGA